From a region of the Cryptomeria japonica unplaced genomic scaffold, Sugi_1.0 HiC_scaffold_221, whole genome shotgun sequence genome:
- the LOC131061766 gene encoding G-type lectin S-receptor-like serine/threonine-protein kinase At2g19130, with protein MRNSPPSKSSSNVSIRVGASELPTKRKSTTIVGTVLGIVSALAVALGIFSVFIWRRRQTDRYADSSDSFLRMFSYKELKIATRNFKSQLGRGGFGSVFKGSLPDGTIVAVKRMECSRQDEKQFRAEISSLGNIHYMNLVRLRGFCAQGSRRLLVHDYMPNWKTRLEIALGTARGLHYLHEECRDCIIHGDVKPENILLDSNLSPKLADFGLARLVGRDFSRVLTTTRGTRGYLAPEWIFGLPISTKVDVYSFGMTFLEIISGGRNIDLNMQDSSLIYFPAWAVTQIQQGKTINVVEKDVVEAADMEEVRRACVIVLLCIQEDDEVRPSMRQVVQMLEGKMEPQPPQIPSYAFMDKHVDQSDIHSYGSYSHSVLSGLLV; from the coding sequence ATGCGCAACTCTCCTCCGTCGAAAAGCAGTTCAAATGTTTCCATCCGAGTAGGTGCTTCTGAACTTCCAACGAAACGCAAAAGCACAACTATTGTCGGCACAGTGCTTGGTATTGTTAGTGCTCTCGCCGTTGCTTTGGGTATCTTTTCAGTTTTCATCTGGCGAAGGCGTCAGACGGATAGGTACGCAGATTCCTCGGACTCTTTCCTCAGAATGTTTAGTTACAAGGAATTGAAGATTGCAACCAGGAATTTCAAGTCTCAGTTGGGGAGAGGAGGATTCGGTTCAGTGTTCAAAGGATCTCTACCAGACGGTACAATTGTGGCCGTAAAAAGAATGGAGTGTTCACGACAAGATGAGAAGCAATTCCGAGCGGAAATTAGTTCTCTTGGGAACATACATTATATGAATTTGGTAAGGCTTCGGGGATTTTGTGCACAAGGATCGAGACGGCTGTTGGTTCATGATTACATGCCCAACTGGAAGACTCGATTGGAGATCGCGTTAGGCACTGCAAGAGGGTTACATTATCTCCACGAAGAATGCAGAGATTGCATCATTCACGGCGATGTCAAGCCCGAAAACATTCTGCTGGACAGTAATTTGTCACCCAAGTTAGCGGATTTCGGGCTGGCAAGGCTTGTGGGTAGAGATTTTAGCCGTGTGCTGACCACCACAAGAGGAACGAGAGGGTATTTGGCTCCAGAGTGGATCTTTGGTCTTCCCATCTCTACCAAGGTTGATGTCTACAGTTTTGGTATGACGTTTTTGGAAATTATTTCGGGGGGAAGAAATATAGACTTAAACATGCAAGATTCAAGTTTGATTTACTTTCCCGCATGGGCTGTAACTCAAATTCAGCAGGGGAAGACAATTAATGTTGTGGAGAAGGATGTTGTAGAGGCGGCAGACATGGAAGAGGTGAGAAGAGCATGTGTTATAGTGTTGTTATGCATTCAAGAGGACGACGAAGTAAGGCCAAGCATGAGGCAAGTGGTGCAGATGCTAGAAGGAAAGATGGAGCCTCAACCTCCGCAGATTCCAAGCTATGCGTTTATGGACAAGCATGTAGACCAAAGCGACATTCACAGCTATGGAAGTTACAGTCACTCGGTACTGAGTGGTTTGCTAGTGTAG
- the LOC131061765 gene encoding G-type lectin S-receptor-like serine/threonine-protein kinase At2g19130 has translation MEKREKSWKTLFFALTVFSQLKSYGAAIDAGDTLSLGASLTGTQTIISQNGTFELGFFSPNGSNWYIGIWETPARNRSGVLKLSREGNLVLFDAEGASIRSVNTTKKASRAVIIDSGNFLMLKDDNKYETVWQSFDNPVNTWLPGMRFGGQQKLVSWKNPMDPTPGLFSFRADPSGAKQFVLTWNKSIQYWETGTWDGKIFSKLLEMANLDKGVHVRAESRNSGFYTSITLLPEINVLPRFVLTNLGGLQINAIIRGSKWNTFWSQPADACAVYGLCGAYGTCNSNNLHFCSCVEGFAPTDNGAWDSQDWGSSGCVRQSPLNCDAKNGSTDRFVDLNVTLPNDYTSS, from the exons ATGGAAAAGAGGGAAAAATCATGGAAAACTCTTTTCTTTGCACTTACAGTGTTTTCTCAACTGAAGAGCTATGGTGCTGCAATCGACGCTGGAGATACTCTTTCGTTGGGTGCCTCGCTTACTGGAACTCAGACAATAATTTCACAGAATGGCACATTTGAGTTGGGATTCTTCAGCCCAAATGGAAGCAACTGGTATATCGGAATCTG GGAGACTCCCGCCAGAAACAGGTCTGGCGTTTTGAAGCTGTCACGAGAAGGTAATCTGGTATTGTTTGATGCAGAGGGCGCGTCTATCCGGTCAGTCAACACAACAAAAAAGGCCTCCCGGGCTGTGATAATAGATTCTGGTAATTTTTTAATGCTGAAAGATGACAATAAATATGAAACTGTTTGGCAGAGTTTCGACAATCCTGTAAATACATGGTTGCCAGGGATGAGGTTTGGTGGACAGCAAAAGCTAGTCTCTTGGAAAAACCCAatggatcccactcctggccttttcTCCTTCCGCGCGGATCCGTCTGGGGCCAAGCAATTCGTGTTGACATGGAACAAATCTATACAGTACTGGGAAACCGGAACTTGGGACGGCAAAATTTTCAGTAAACTTCTAGAAATGGCAAACTTGGACAAGGGCGTCCATGTAAGGGCTGAAAGTAGAAACTCTGGTTTTTATACCAGTATTACATTGTTGCCTGAAATCAATGTTCTCCCACGTTTCGTCCTAACCAATTTAGGAGGACTGCAAATAAATGCTATTATTAGGGGCAGTAAATGGAACACATTCTGGTCTCAGCCCGCAGATGCATGCGCCGTATATGGTCTCTGTGGTGCTTATGGAACCTGCAACTCCAACAATCTTCACTTTTGCAGCTGCGTGGAAGGCTTCGCGCCCACAGACAATGGTGCCTGGGATTCCCAAGACTGGGGATCCAGTGGCTGTGTTCGACAGAGCCCATTAAACTGCGATGCCAAAAATGGCAGCACTGACAGATTCGTCGACCTTAATGTGACGTTGCCTAATGATTACACTTCCTCATAG